Proteins found in one Macaca nemestrina isolate mMacNem1 chromosome 4, mMacNem.hap1, whole genome shotgun sequence genomic segment:
- the LOC139363033 gene encoding disco-interacting protein 2 homolog C-like isoform X4: MDAYTPPDTSYGSEDEGSVQVDSQGAPTSSQGSIKVEHWISQAIHGSTTSTTSSSSTQSGGSRAAHRLADVMAQTPMDNHSAPPDVTTYTSEHSIQMERPQGSTGSRTAPKYCNAELMETGDGTTSHALCPWILRTTSQVGVHPLRY, encoded by the exons ATACCTCTTATGGCTCAGAAGATGAAGGCTCAGTGCAGGTGGACTCCCAGGGCGCCCCgacctccagccagggcagcatcaaAGTGGAGCACTGGATCAGTCAGGCCATCCACGGCTCCACCACGTCCACCACCTCCTCGTCCTCCACGCAGAGCGGGGGCAGCAGAGCTGCCCACAGGCTAGCGGATGTCATGGCCCAGACCCCCATGG ataatcATTCTGCACCTCCTGACGTAACCACGTACACCTCAGAGCACTCCATACAGATGGAGCGACCACAGGGTTCCACGGGGTCCCGGACAGCGCCCAAGTACTGCAACGCCGAGCTCATGGAGACCGGGGATG gaacaacatcccatgctctctgtccctggatattaagaacaacatcacaggtaggtgtacaccccctgcggtattag
- the LOC139363033 gene encoding disco-interacting protein 2 homolog C-like isoform X3 translates to MDAYTPPDTSYGSEDEGSVQVDSQGAPTSSQGSIKVEHWISQAIHGSTTSTTSSSSTQSGGSRAAHRLADVMAQTPMDNHSAPPDVTTYTSEHSIQMERPQGSTGSRTAPKYCNAELMETGDGEAGGRSQPQAVTVLRGAGVQAGRRLSGSPLTVKLPRSPHEQNPK, encoded by the exons ATACCTCTTATGGCTCAGAAGATGAAGGCTCAGTGCAGGTGGACTCCCAGGGCGCCCCgacctccagccagggcagcatcaaAGTGGAGCACTGGATCAGTCAGGCCATCCACGGCTCCACCACGTCCACCACCTCCTCGTCCTCCACGCAGAGCGGGGGCAGCAGAGCTGCCCACAGGCTAGCGGATGTCATGGCCCAGACCCCCATGG ataatcATTCTGCACCTCCTGACGTAACCACGTACACCTCAGAGCACTCCATACAGATGGAGCGACCACAGGGTTCCACGGGGTCCCGGACAGCGCCCAAGTACTGCAACGCCGAGCTCATGGAGACCGGGGATG gtgaggccgggggcagaagccaacctcaagcagttacggtcctccgtggggctggcgtccaggcaggaaggcggctcagcggctctcctctcactgtgaaacttcctaggtccccacatgaacagaaccctaaataa
- the LOC139363033 gene encoding disco-interacting protein 2 homolog C-like isoform X5 has protein sequence MDAYTPPDTSYGSEDEGSVQVDSQGAPTSSQGSIKVEHWISQAIHGSTTSTTSSSSTQSGGSRAAHRLADVMAQTPMDNHSAPPDVTTYTSEHSIQMERPQGSTGSRTAPKYCNAELMETGDDTISRLFSLHFLASPRE, from the exons ATACCTCTTATGGCTCAGAAGATGAAGGCTCAGTGCAGGTGGACTCCCAGGGCGCCCCgacctccagccagggcagcatcaaAGTGGAGCACTGGATCAGTCAGGCCATCCACGGCTCCACCACGTCCACCACCTCCTCGTCCTCCACGCAGAGCGGGGGCAGCAGAGCTGCCCACAGGCTAGCGGATGTCATGGCCCAGACCCCCATGG ataatcATTCTGCACCTCCTGACGTAACCACGTACACCTCAGAGCACTCCATACAGATGGAGCGACCACAGGGTTCCACGGGGTCCCGGACAGCGCCCAAGTACTGCAACGCCGAGCTCATGGAGACCGGGGATG ataccatttctagattgttttctctacattttcttgcAAGTCCGAGAGAGTAG
- the LOC139363033 gene encoding disco-interacting protein 2 homolog C-like isoform X1, with protein MDAYTPPDTSYGSEDEGSVQVDSQGAPTSSQGSIKVEHWISQAIHGSTTSTTSSSSTQSGGSRAAHRLADVMAQTPMDNHSAPPDVTTYTSEHSIQMERPQGSTGSRTAPKYCNAELMETGDGQRNLEPIKSQHLAPSFYQRLAITSQLPFLWICTFWTPVVRRIVQCMTFGVTFGADIFHV; from the exons ATACCTCTTATGGCTCAGAAGATGAAGGCTCAGTGCAGGTGGACTCCCAGGGCGCCCCgacctccagccagggcagcatcaaAGTGGAGCACTGGATCAGTCAGGCCATCCACGGCTCCACCACGTCCACCACCTCCTCGTCCTCCACGCAGAGCGGGGGCAGCAGAGCTGCCCACAGGCTAGCGGATGTCATGGCCCAGACCCCCATGG ataatcATTCTGCACCTCCTGACGTAACCACGTACACCTCAGAGCACTCCATACAGATGGAGCGACCACAGGGTTCCACGGGGTCCCGGACAGCGCCCAAGTACTGCAACGCCGAGCTCATGGAGACCGGGGATG gccaaagaaaccttgaacccattaagagtcagcacctggctccttccttctaccagcgcctggcaatcaccagccaacttccttttctctggatttgcacattctggacacctgttgtgaggagaatcgtacagtgcatgacctttggtgtgaccttcggtgctgacatctttcacgtctaa
- the LOC139363033 gene encoding disco-interacting protein 2 homolog C-like isoform X6: MDAYTPPDTSYGSEDEGSVQVDSQGAPTSSQGSIKVEHWISQAIHGSTTSTTSSSSTQSGGSRAAHRLADVMAQTPMDNHSAPPDVTTYTSEHSIQMERPQGSTGSRTAPKYCNAELMETGDGLEMMLTNGLGRRDCS; this comes from the exons ATACCTCTTATGGCTCAGAAGATGAAGGCTCAGTGCAGGTGGACTCCCAGGGCGCCCCgacctccagccagggcagcatcaaAGTGGAGCACTGGATCAGTCAGGCCATCCACGGCTCCACCACGTCCACCACCTCCTCGTCCTCCACGCAGAGCGGGGGCAGCAGAGCTGCCCACAGGCTAGCGGATGTCATGGCCCAGACCCCCATGG ataatcATTCTGCACCTCCTGACGTAACCACGTACACCTCAGAGCACTCCATACAGATGGAGCGACCACAGGGTTCCACGGGGTCCCGGACAGCGCCCAAGTACTGCAACGCCGAGCTCATGGAGACCGGGGATG ggctggagatgATGTTAACCAACGGCCTTGGGAGGAGAGATtgcagctga
- the LOC139363033 gene encoding disco-interacting protein 2 homolog C-like isoform X2, translated as MDAYTPPDTSYGSEDEGSVQVDSQGAPTSSQGSIKVEHWISQAIHGSTTSTTSSSSTQSGGSRAAHRLADVMAQTPMDNHSAPPDVTTYTSEHSIQMERPQGSTGSRTAPKYCNAELMETGDASTCVQPDLADVLQRPWTRAALFHQCGIRELPPGKCQVMVTSTRRHS; from the exons ATACCTCTTATGGCTCAGAAGATGAAGGCTCAGTGCAGGTGGACTCCCAGGGCGCCCCgacctccagccagggcagcatcaaAGTGGAGCACTGGATCAGTCAGGCCATCCACGGCTCCACCACGTCCACCACCTCCTCGTCCTCCACGCAGAGCGGGGGCAGCAGAGCTGCCCACAGGCTAGCGGATGTCATGGCCCAGACCCCCATGG ataatcATTCTGCACCTCCTGACGTAACCACGTACACCTCAGAGCACTCCATACAGATGGAGCGACCACAGGGTTCCACGGGGTCCCGGACAGCGCCCAAGTACTGCAACGCCGAGCTCATGGAGACCGGGGATG caagcacatgcgtccagcctgaccttgctgatgtgctccagcggccctggactcgagccgcactgttccatcagtgtggcattcgcgagttacctcctgggaaatgccaggtgatggtaacatcaaccaggaggcacagctga